In a single window of the Nocardioides massiliensis genome:
- the rpsP gene encoding 30S ribosomal protein S16: MAVKIRLKRMGKVRAPYYRVVVVDSRKKRDGKVIEEIGKYHPKEEPSVIDVVSDRAQYWLGVGAQPSEAVEALLKITGDWQKFKGLPGTEGTLKVAEPKRDKAEIFNEALKASDAPAREAVTKKAKKDEEPAAEAPAEETAEAPAEAESTEA; encoded by the coding sequence GTGGCCGTCAAGATCCGTCTCAAGCGCATGGGCAAGGTCCGCGCGCCGTACTACCGCGTCGTTGTCGTCGACTCCCGCAAGAAGCGGGACGGCAAGGTCATCGAGGAGATCGGCAAGTACCACCCCAAGGAGGAGCCGTCGGTCATCGACGTCGTCTCCGACCGGGCGCAGTACTGGCTCGGGGTCGGCGCGCAGCCGTCCGAGGCTGTCGAGGCCCTGCTCAAGATCACCGGCGACTGGCAGAAGTTCAAGGGCCTGCCGGGCACCGAGGGCACGTTGAAGGTGGCCGAGCCCAAGCGGGACAAGGCCGAGATCTTCAACGAGGCGCTCAAGGCGTCCGACGCTCCCGCCCGCGAGGCCGTCACCAAGAAGGCCAAGAAGGACGAGGAGCCCGCAGCAGAGGCTCCGGCCGAGGAGACCGCCGAGGCTCCGGCCGAGGCTGAGAGCACCGAGGCCTGA
- a CDS encoding RNA-binding protein, whose amino-acid sequence MLAEALEHLVRGVVDNPDDVSVRDKQLRRGSVLEVRVHPDDLGKVIGRNGRTATAFRTVIGALAGRGGARVDFVDVDRRR is encoded by the coding sequence GTGCTCGCCGAGGCGCTCGAGCACCTGGTGCGTGGTGTCGTCGACAACCCCGACGACGTCAGTGTCCGGGACAAGCAGCTGCGGCGCGGTTCTGTGCTCGAGGTCCGGGTCCACCCTGACGACCTCGGCAAGGTCATCGGCCGCAACGGTCGTACGGCGACAGCGTTCCGCACCGTGATCGGTGCGCTCGCAGGTCGCGGCGGGGCCCGGGTCGACTTCGTCGACGTGGACCGTCGCCGCTGA
- the rimM gene encoding ribosome maturation factor RimM (Essential for efficient processing of 16S rRNA), whose amino-acid sequence MSRAAERPEVVVGRVGRAHGVRGEVAVDVRTDAPEERFATGARLDVTPPRGVQRPADCPAALEVERTRWHQSRLLVTFAGLGDRTRAELLRGMLLTVTLDPTDTPEDPEEFYDHQLEGLEVRTPDGEVAGTVAEVIHGAAQDLLAVRTDAGEVLVPFVQALVPTVDVAGGFLVVADRPGLLDPEAGES is encoded by the coding sequence ATGAGTCGAGCAGCCGAGCGCCCCGAGGTGGTCGTCGGACGGGTGGGACGCGCCCACGGGGTCCGCGGCGAGGTCGCCGTCGACGTCCGCACCGACGCGCCGGAGGAGCGGTTCGCGACCGGCGCACGGCTGGACGTGACACCGCCCCGCGGGGTCCAGCGCCCGGCAGACTGCCCCGCCGCGCTCGAGGTCGAGCGGACCCGTTGGCACCAGAGCCGTCTCCTGGTGACCTTCGCCGGACTCGGCGACCGCACCCGCGCCGAGCTCCTGCGCGGCATGCTGCTGACCGTCACCCTCGACCCGACGGACACCCCGGAGGATCCCGAGGAGTTCTACGACCACCAGCTCGAGGGCCTCGAGGTCCGTACGCCCGACGGCGAGGTGGCCGGCACCGTCGCCGAGGTCATCCACGGTGCCGCCCAGGACCTGCTGGCCGTGCGCACCGACGCCGGCGAGGTGCTGGTGCCGTTCGTGCAGGCGCTCGTGCCGACGGTCGACGTGGCCGGTGGCTTCCTTGTGGTGGCCGACCGGCCCGGTCTGCTCGACCCGGAGGCGGGGGAGTCGTGA
- the trmD gene encoding tRNA (guanosine(37)-N1)-methyltransferase TrmD codes for MSAAPAGPRMRIDVVTIFPDYLAPLGLSLPGKAQESGLLQVAVHDLRQWTTDRHRTVDDTPYGGGAGMVMRPEPWGEALDHCLDRGPNPAGGAVLVVPTPSGERFTQRVAEELAAEQHLVFACGRYEGIDQRVLDDAADRGPVREISLGDYVLNGGEVAALAVIEAVVRLLPGFMGNPASLVEESHSDGLLEYPTYTKPQVWRGREVPEVLRSGDHARIASWRHEQARARTAVRRPDLLPAVHALSVEGLGALELRTAVPADAGELWTLRLASGVAAGQAGEVGGAESLEQVRAEVARGDTLVVREGGRLIGSVRTRVRGSAYVVDRLVVAPDLQDRGVDAWLLTEARGRVPAGVERTVPGDGVDPRLWRRSRR; via the coding sequence GTGAGCGCGGCTCCGGCCGGCCCGCGGATGCGGATCGACGTCGTCACGATCTTCCCGGACTACCTGGCGCCCCTGGGCCTGTCGCTGCCGGGCAAGGCGCAGGAGTCGGGACTGCTCCAGGTGGCCGTCCACGACCTGCGGCAGTGGACCACCGACCGGCACCGCACCGTCGACGACACCCCCTACGGTGGCGGCGCCGGGATGGTCATGCGGCCCGAGCCGTGGGGGGAAGCGCTGGACCACTGCCTGGACCGCGGTCCGAACCCTGCAGGCGGCGCGGTCCTGGTCGTGCCGACCCCGTCGGGGGAGCGGTTCACCCAGCGCGTCGCGGAGGAGCTCGCCGCCGAGCAGCACCTCGTCTTCGCCTGCGGGCGCTACGAGGGCATCGACCAGCGGGTGCTCGACGATGCCGCTGATCGGGGACCGGTGCGGGAGATCTCGCTGGGCGACTATGTGCTCAACGGTGGCGAGGTGGCGGCGCTCGCGGTCATCGAGGCCGTGGTGCGTCTGCTGCCCGGGTTCATGGGCAACCCCGCGTCGCTGGTCGAGGAGTCGCACTCCGACGGACTGCTCGAGTACCCCACCTACACCAAGCCGCAGGTCTGGCGCGGGCGCGAGGTGCCGGAGGTCCTGCGCAGCGGTGACCACGCACGGATCGCGAGCTGGCGCCACGAGCAGGCCCGGGCCCGCACCGCCGTACGCCGTCCGGACCTGCTGCCGGCCGTGCACGCGCTCTCGGTCGAGGGGCTGGGGGCGCTCGAGCTCCGGACGGCCGTGCCGGCCGACGCAGGGGAGCTGTGGACGTTGCGGCTCGCCTCCGGCGTCGCGGCCGGTCAGGCCGGGGAGGTCGGCGGCGCTGAGTCGTTGGAGCAGGTCCGCGCGGAGGTGGCGCGTGGCGACACCCTCGTCGTACGCGAGGGTGGGCGCCTGATCGGCTCCGTGCGCACCCGGGTCCGTGGCTCGGCGTACGTCGTCGACCGGCTCGTCGTGGCGCCGGACCTGCAGGACCGGGGGGTCGACGCCTGGCTGTTGACCGAGGCGCGCGGGCGCGTCCCGGCCGGCGTCGAGCGCACCGTGCCCGGGGACGGGGTCGACCCGCGGCTGTGGCGCCGGTCGCGGCGCTGA
- the rplS gene encoding 50S ribosomal protein L19: MAQTNPIDVLAEATRRTDLPEFRAGDTVKVHVKVIEGSRSRVQVFQGVVIRVQGAGIGRTFTVRKVSFGVGVERTFPLHSPIFEQIEVVTRGDVRRAKLYYLRNLRGKAAKIRERRDTTPTA; the protein is encoded by the coding sequence ATGGCTCAGACCAACCCGATCGACGTGCTCGCCGAGGCGACCCGCCGTACCGACCTCCCGGAGTTCCGCGCCGGTGACACCGTCAAGGTGCACGTGAAGGTCATCGAGGGCAGCCGGTCCCGCGTGCAGGTCTTCCAGGGTGTCGTGATCCGCGTCCAGGGCGCCGGCATCGGCCGCACCTTCACCGTCCGCAAGGTCTCCTTCGGGGTCGGCGTCGAGCGGACCTTCCCGCTGCACTCGCCCATCTTCGAGCAGATCGAGGTCGTCACCCGCGGTGACGTGCGCCGCGCGAAGCTCTACTACCTGCGCAACCTGCGCGGCAAGGCGGCCAAGATCCGCGAGCGTCGCGACACCACCCCGACCGCCTGA
- the lepB gene encoding signal peptidase I, protein MSDPSPEDERHPHGDQPFPSRADRKAAREQQTKAGKDRKSMPVWQESILLLGIALTLAIVIKAFFVQAFYIPSGSMRDTLVKDDRILVQKVSYWGGDGPERGDVVVFADPGGWLDPAEIRTADNPFTKTLEMFGLFPTGGHLVKRVIGVGGDNVRCCTKRGRLVVNGVPLQEEDYLFDGVRPSLNPFEVDVPEGRLWLMGDNRPNSSDSRFHLGDPGGGTVAVEDVVGKVFSVVWPLDNAKIMRRPATFEDVPDAS, encoded by the coding sequence GTGAGTGACCCGAGCCCGGAGGACGAGCGGCATCCCCATGGGGACCAGCCGTTCCCCAGCAGGGCGGACCGCAAAGCGGCGCGCGAGCAGCAGACCAAGGCCGGCAAGGATCGCAAGTCCATGCCGGTGTGGCAGGAGAGCATCCTGCTGCTCGGCATCGCACTGACCCTCGCGATCGTCATCAAGGCGTTCTTCGTCCAGGCGTTCTACATCCCGTCCGGGTCGATGCGCGACACCTTGGTGAAGGACGACCGGATCCTCGTGCAGAAGGTCTCCTACTGGGGCGGCGACGGGCCCGAGCGCGGTGACGTGGTGGTCTTCGCCGACCCCGGCGGCTGGCTCGACCCCGCCGAGATCCGCACCGCCGACAACCCGTTCACCAAGACGCTCGAGATGTTCGGGCTCTTCCCGACCGGTGGGCACCTGGTGAAGCGGGTCATCGGCGTCGGAGGCGACAACGTGCGCTGCTGCACCAAGCGGGGCCGCCTGGTCGTCAACGGGGTGCCGCTCCAGGAGGAGGACTACCTCTTCGACGGGGTGCGGCCGTCGCTGAACCCCTTCGAGGTCGACGTGCCCGAGGGCCGGCTGTGGCTGATGGGCGACAACCGGCCGAACTCCTCCGACTCGCGCTTCCACCTCGGTGACCCCGGTGGCGGCACGGTCGCGGTGGAGGACGTGGTCGGCAAGGTCTTCAGCGTCGTCTGGCCGCTCGACAATGCGAAGATCATGCGACGTCCCGCGACGTTCGAGGACGTCCCGGACGCATCCTGA